One region of Oxalobacteraceae bacterium OTU3CAMAD1 genomic DNA includes:
- a CDS encoding ATP-binding protein, with product MRAKKPLLLLFALICAVGVIAGSYLAGTSRARADLRLQGQRQLQLMAPDLQSLLQKYETLPFVLGFQPDLIEALANPSDARAISRLNSTLKTIQQQANVGAIYVMDRDGLTIGASNWDQPLGFVGKNFSYRPYFDAALKGRAGRFYGIGTSTTEAGYFIAQPVYGNGSAGGPVTGVVAVKISLADFERTWRSSDDAIVLADRSGVIFLSNRPDWIYRSLTPLDAATERQLAHTQQYMGKTVTPLSGQPDLFVTQSVGQLGWQLMLFPGQSRVLRAGLQWALAAVLLLACAALAGWASHQRRRRLEERLASRAALQKAELELHDKIVERTQQLRTTNQHLESKYAKLQETEHLLRSTQNELVQAGKLAMLGQMATGITHELNQPLAAIRAFADNARVFLERGQGEQVAGNLGHISEASARMGAIIGQLKGFARKDETLGTVELATSVRASAFLLESEFRRHAVSLDIDVGVENLKVTGDSVRIEQVLINLLRNALDAVESTERRLVAIRLARDGDSALVSISDSGEGIPEQVVAHLFEPFFTTKPSGKGLGLGLAISSSIVQAMNGQLTAHNQTDGGARFELRLPLQKQGA from the coding sequence ATGCGCGCCAAAAAACCCCTGCTCCTTCTGTTCGCGTTGATCTGCGCGGTGGGCGTCATCGCCGGTTCGTATCTGGCCGGCACCTCGCGCGCCCGCGCCGACCTGCGCTTGCAAGGCCAGCGGCAATTGCAGCTGATGGCGCCGGACCTGCAATCGCTGCTGCAAAAATACGAGACGCTGCCGTTCGTGCTCGGCTTCCAGCCCGACCTGATCGAAGCGCTGGCGAACCCGTCCGACGCGCGCGCGATCAGCCGCCTCAACAGCACCTTGAAAACCATCCAGCAACAGGCCAACGTCGGCGCCATCTACGTGATGGACCGCGACGGCCTGACCATCGGCGCCAGCAACTGGGACCAGCCGCTGGGCTTTGTCGGCAAAAACTTTTCCTACCGCCCCTACTTCGACGCCGCGCTCAAGGGCAGGGCGGGGCGCTTCTACGGCATCGGCACCAGCACCACCGAGGCCGGCTACTTCATCGCCCAGCCTGTCTACGGCAACGGCAGCGCCGGCGGACCGGTCACCGGCGTGGTCGCCGTCAAGATCAGCCTGGCCGACTTCGAACGCACCTGGCGCAGCAGCGACGATGCCATCGTGCTGGCCGATCGCAGCGGCGTCATTTTCCTTAGCAACCGGCCGGACTGGATCTACCGCAGCCTGACCCCGCTGGACGCCGCCACCGAGCGTCAACTGGCGCATACCCAGCAATACATGGGCAAGACCGTCACGCCGCTGAGTGGCCAGCCCGACCTGTTCGTCACGCAGTCGGTCGGGCAGCTGGGCTGGCAGCTGATGCTGTTCCCCGGGCAGTCGCGAGTGCTGCGCGCCGGCCTGCAATGGGCGCTGGCGGCGGTCCTGTTGCTGGCTTGCGCCGCGCTGGCGGGCTGGGCCTCGCACCAGCGCCGGCGCCGGCTGGAGGAGCGGCTGGCCTCGCGCGCCGCGCTGCAAAAGGCTGAGCTGGAGCTGCACGACAAAATCGTCGAACGCACGCAGCAGCTGCGCACCACCAACCAGCACCTGGAAAGCAAGTACGCCAAGCTGCAGGAAACCGAGCACCTGCTGCGCTCGACGCAGAACGAACTGGTCCAGGCGGGCAAGCTGGCGATGCTGGGACAGATGGCGACAGGGATCACCCATGAACTGAACCAGCCGCTTGCCGCAATTCGCGCCTTTGCCGACAACGCCCGCGTCTTCCTTGAACGCGGGCAGGGAGAGCAGGTCGCGGGCAATCTCGGCCATATCAGCGAGGCGAGCGCGCGCATGGGCGCCATCATCGGCCAGCTCAAGGGATTCGCGCGCAAGGATGAAACCCTGGGTACGGTCGAGCTGGCCACGTCGGTGCGGGCGTCGGCCTTCTTGCTGGAGAGCGAATTCCGCCGCCACGCCGTCAGCCTCGATATCGACGTCGGCGTGGAGAATCTGAAAGTGACCGGCGACAGCGTGCGCATCGAACAAGTGCTGATCAACCTGCTGCGCAACGCGCTTGACGCCGTCGAGAGCACCGAGCGTCGCCTTGTCGCCATCCGCCTCGCGCGCGACGGCGACAGCGCGCTGGTCAGCATCAGCGACAGCGGCGAAGGCATCCCGGAGCAAGTGGTAGCGCACCTGTTCGAGCCGTTTTTCACCACCAAGCCGTCCGGCAAGGGCCTGGGCTTGGGGCTGGCGATCTCGTCGTCGATCGTGCAGGCGATGAACGGCCAGCTAACGGCGCATAATCAGACCGACGGCGGCGCGCGCTTCGAGCTGCGCCTTCCACTACAAAAGCAAGGAGCATGA
- a CDS encoding ABC transporter substrate-binding protein — translation MKNKLFTAALGLLLSTLVSTASAEPGVTATEIKIGMANAQTGPTAGLGLGIKAGAEAYFKKINAAGGVNGRKITLVSEDDGYDPPRTAAATEKLIKKDGVFALFGYVGTPTSKAAMSLVNEANIPFFAPFTGAEFLRTPLNKNVFNIRSSYFNEIELQVERLVTDAGVTKIGLFYQEDTYGKVGKEGLQVSLQKRKMTMAGEGFYQRNTEDVDAGLAALIAAKPEAVLMVGTYKACAAFVQKAAAAGFKPKFFNLSFVGTANFIKAAGDAAEGVYITQVVPSPFDESIPIVKQYRADMKAAGVNDGDYTSLEGYINAVALVEALKKTGPDLTRASFLAAMEKLSVNLGGLDIAFSPTDHQGLNTVYLTKIQKGKPVPTNKL, via the coding sequence ATGAAAAACAAATTGTTTACCGCTGCGCTGGGATTGCTGTTGTCAACGCTGGTCTCGACCGCCTCGGCGGAACCCGGCGTCACCGCCACCGAGATCAAGATCGGCATGGCCAACGCCCAAACGGGACCGACTGCCGGACTGGGGCTGGGCATCAAGGCCGGCGCCGAGGCCTACTTCAAAAAGATCAACGCCGCCGGCGGCGTCAATGGCCGCAAGATCACCCTGGTGAGCGAGGACGACGGCTACGATCCGCCGCGCACCGCCGCCGCCACCGAAAAGCTGATCAAGAAGGATGGCGTGTTTGCGCTGTTCGGCTATGTCGGCACGCCGACCAGCAAGGCCGCGATGTCCCTGGTCAACGAGGCGAATATTCCGTTCTTCGCGCCGTTCACCGGCGCCGAATTCCTGCGCACGCCGCTGAACAAGAACGTCTTCAACATCCGCTCGTCCTACTTCAATGAAATCGAATTGCAGGTCGAGCGCCTGGTCACCGATGCCGGCGTCACCAAGATCGGCCTGTTCTACCAGGAAGACACCTACGGCAAGGTCGGCAAGGAAGGTCTGCAGGTCTCGCTGCAAAAGCGCAAAATGACGATGGCCGGCGAGGGCTTCTACCAGCGCAACACCGAGGACGTCGACGCCGGCCTGGCCGCGCTGATCGCCGCCAAGCCGGAGGCGGTGCTGATGGTCGGCACCTATAAAGCTTGCGCGGCGTTCGTGCAGAAGGCCGCCGCCGCCGGCTTCAAGCCGAAGTTCTTCAACCTGTCGTTCGTCGGCACCGCCAACTTCATCAAGGCGGCCGGCGACGCGGCCGAAGGCGTCTACATCACGCAGGTGGTGCCGTCGCCGTTCGACGAATCGATTCCCATCGTTAAGCAGTACCGCGCCGACATGAAGGCCGCCGGCGTCAACGACGGCGACTACACGTCGCTGGAAGGCTATATCAACGCAGTGGCGTTGGTCGAAGCCTTGAAGAAGACCGGGCCGGACCTGACGCGCGCCAGCTTCCTGGCGGCGATGGAAAAACTGAGCGTCAACCTCGGCGGACTCGACATTGCCTTCAGCCCCACCGACCACCAGGGCCTGAACACGGTGTACCTGACCAAGATACAAAAGGGCAAACCGGTACCGACCAACAAGCTCTGA
- a CDS encoding ABC transporter permease: MNKQDWRQSATGAVVPILIVVLWQASAMLGWVNPQVLPSPVAVVSKWIEYLLPLTAYDPAASSWLSWAFSGELLGDTLSSLYRVVVGFAVGAGLALPLGLMMGASQRMYAWLNPLMQVLRPIPPIAYIPLAILWFGLGNAPAVFLIALGAFFPVLVNTIAGVRQVDGIYIRAARNLGVNQRTMFIRVMLPAAVPYILSGVRIGIGTAFIVVIVSEMIAVNNGLGFRILEAREYFWSDKIIAGMISIGLLGLIIDVGMNKLNNHLLRWHRGLEN, from the coding sequence ATGAACAAACAAGACTGGCGCCAGAGCGCCACCGGGGCGGTGGTCCCGATTCTGATCGTCGTGCTGTGGCAGGCCAGCGCCATGCTCGGCTGGGTCAATCCGCAAGTGCTGCCGTCGCCGGTGGCGGTGGTCAGCAAATGGATCGAGTATCTGTTGCCGCTGACCGCCTACGATCCGGCGGCCAGCTCGTGGCTGAGCTGGGCGTTCTCCGGCGAACTGCTGGGCGACACCTTGAGCAGCCTTTACCGCGTGGTGGTCGGCTTCGCAGTGGGCGCCGGCCTGGCCTTGCCGCTGGGTCTGATGATGGGCGCGAGCCAGCGCATGTATGCCTGGCTCAATCCGCTGATGCAGGTGCTGCGGCCGATTCCGCCGATCGCCTATATTCCGCTGGCCATCCTGTGGTTCGGCCTGGGCAACGCGCCGGCCGTGTTCCTGATCGCGCTCGGCGCCTTCTTCCCGGTGTTGGTCAACACCATCGCCGGCGTGCGCCAGGTCGACGGCATCTACATCCGCGCCGCCCGCAATCTGGGCGTCAACCAGCGCACCATGTTTATCCGCGTGATGCTGCCGGCGGCCGTGCCGTACATCCTGTCGGGCGTGCGGATCGGCATCGGTACCGCTTTCATCGTCGTGATCGTCTCGGAGATGATCGCCGTGAACAACGGCCTCGGCTTCCGCATCCTCGAAGCGCGCGAATACTTCTGGTCGGACAAGATTATCGCCGGCATGATCAGCATCGGCCTGCTGGGCCTGATCATCGACGTGGGCATGAACAAACTGAATAATCATTTGCTGCGGTGGCACCGTGGTCTGGAGAATTAA
- a CDS encoding ABC transporter substrate-binding protein translates to MPKFVPKFRLLALTAAIAFASTAQAQEVVRLGNLKFAHYGAVSYIKEIAPKCGLKVEEHIFAKGPDVMQAILAGELDVGATASEAAISGRANGAPIYVVAGFAKGGARLVARPNEGIKSIKDLKGKKVGVTRGGIHEVLLIAELAQAGLTSSDKPGKDVQLVFLAFADLNQALMGKNLDAIMQSEPQSSQAINKGYGVEVMKPYDTAIGEPVRTLVMSEKFYNEKRPLAQKFMNCFVQATKTFIDNQAVAEKYVRESMFKNQITKDDFEDAISNSPYSYDVTAEHIQITTDIMLKTGVGRMSKPPVAKDWVKTDLLDASKKSLGIK, encoded by the coding sequence ATGCCTAAATTCGTGCCCAAATTCCGTCTGTTAGCCCTGACCGCCGCCATCGCCTTCGCATCCACCGCGCAAGCGCAGGAAGTGGTCCGCCTCGGCAACCTCAAATTCGCCCACTACGGCGCCGTCTCATACATCAAGGAAATCGCACCGAAGTGCGGCCTCAAGGTCGAAGAGCACATCTTCGCCAAAGGCCCCGACGTCATGCAAGCCATCCTCGCGGGCGAGCTCGACGTTGGCGCCACCGCCTCGGAAGCGGCCATCTCCGGCCGCGCCAACGGCGCGCCGATCTACGTCGTGGCCGGCTTCGCCAAAGGCGGCGCCCGCCTTGTCGCCCGTCCCAACGAAGGCATCAAGTCCATCAAGGATTTGAAAGGCAAGAAAGTCGGCGTCACGCGCGGCGGCATTCACGAGGTGCTGCTGATCGCCGAACTGGCGCAAGCCGGCCTGACCTCGTCCGACAAGCCGGGCAAGGACGTGCAGCTGGTGTTCCTCGCCTTCGCCGACCTGAACCAGGCGCTGATGGGCAAGAACCTCGACGCCATCATGCAGAGCGAGCCGCAGTCGTCGCAGGCCATCAACAAGGGCTACGGCGTCGAAGTGATGAAGCCGTACGACACCGCCATCGGCGAGCCGGTGCGCACCCTGGTGATGAGCGAGAAGTTCTACAACGAGAAGCGTCCGCTGGCGCAGAAGTTCATGAACTGCTTCGTCCAGGCCACCAAGACCTTCATCGACAACCAGGCCGTGGCCGAGAAATACGTGCGCGAATCGATGTTCAAGAACCAGATCACCAAGGACGACTTCGAGGACGCGATCAGCAATTCGCCTTACAGCTACGACGTCACTGCCGAGCACATCCAGATCACCACCGACATCATGCTCAAGACCGGCGTTGGCCGCATGAGCAAGCCGCCGGTCGCCAAGGATTGGGTCAAGACCGATTTGCTGGACGCGTCGAAGAAAAGCCTGGGCATCAAATAA
- a CDS encoding ABC transporter ATP-binding protein: MNATHIQVSGVNKVFKTDSRDVVALKDINLDIPQGQFVCLLGPSGCGKSTLLNAVAGFSLPSSGTITADGKLVTGPGPERGMVFQEYALFPWMTVEKNIAFGLEIKGMDQSAITAKVDELLAMLSLSDFRHRFPKDLSGGMRQRVAIARVLALDSPIMLMDEPFGALDALTRRNLQDELLRIWAELKKTIIFVTHSIEEAIYLADRIVVMTYRPGTVKRDMLVDLPRLRDPAAAEFNALKRELGQLVMEEQQRHHNDEMRMAAVD; the protein is encoded by the coding sequence ATGAACGCTACCCATATTCAAGTCAGCGGCGTTAACAAAGTCTTCAAGACCGACAGCCGTGACGTTGTCGCACTGAAGGACATCAACCTCGACATTCCACAGGGCCAGTTCGTCTGCCTGCTGGGGCCTTCGGGCTGCGGCAAGTCGACCCTGCTGAACGCGGTCGCCGGCTTCTCGTTGCCGTCGTCCGGCACCATTACCGCCGACGGCAAGCTGGTCACCGGTCCGGGACCGGAGCGCGGCATGGTGTTCCAAGAATACGCGCTGTTCCCGTGGATGACGGTGGAAAAGAACATCGCCTTCGGCCTGGAGATCAAGGGCATGGACCAGTCCGCGATCACGGCCAAGGTCGATGAGCTGCTGGCGATGTTGTCGCTGAGCGATTTCCGTCACCGCTTCCCGAAAGATCTGTCGGGCGGCATGCGCCAGCGGGTGGCTATCGCCCGCGTGCTGGCGCTGGACTCGCCGATCATGCTGATGGACGAGCCTTTCGGTGCTTTGGACGCGCTGACGCGCCGCAATCTGCAAGACGAGCTACTGCGCATCTGGGCCGAGCTGAAGAAGACCATCATCTTCGTCACCCACAGCATCGAGGAAGCGATCTACCTGGCCGACCGCATCGTGGTGATGACCTACCGTCCCGGCACCGTCAAGCGCGACATGCTGGTCGACCTGCCGCGCCTGCGCGATCCAGCCGCCGCCGAGTTCAACGCTCTCAAGCGCGAACTGGGACAACTGGTCATGGAAGAGCAGCAACGTCACCACAACGACGAGATGCGGATGGCCGCAGTAGATTAA